The Spirosoma foliorum genome has a window encoding:
- a CDS encoding TldD/PmbA family protein — MAILTKEEAKKIVDKVLAYSKADEMSVSLNGNRTGNIRYARNSVSTSGESDNLSLAVTAVYGKRSGTATINEFDDASLEKTVRRAEEIAKLAPENPEYMPMLGPQTYLETGTYSESTAKIDPEFRAKAAFDSIDPCKKKNLTAAGYMEDTTGFACIGNSKGLFGYNRSTGVDFSITVRTADGLGSGYANPDVNDVSKLNTKVTTEIAMQKALASASARALEPGKYTVILEPTASVELLQNMMRSMDARNADEGRSFLSKKGGGTRLGEKLFDERVTFISDPMNPELPLSPFGGGGGGGGQGRFGGGGGDGLPQEKRTWIENGVVKNMYYSRYWADKKGVKPIPAPGGFIMLGGTQSLADLIKSTDKGILVTRFWYIRAVDPQTQLYTGLTRDGTFYIENGQIKFPIKNFRFNESPVIMLNNVEALGKPVRAGGNLIPPMKIRDFTFTSLSDAV, encoded by the coding sequence ATGGCCATCTTAACGAAAGAAGAAGCAAAAAAAATAGTCGATAAAGTACTGGCTTATTCGAAAGCCGACGAAATGAGTGTCAGCCTGAACGGAAACCGGACAGGTAACATTCGTTACGCGCGCAACTCGGTTTCGACCAGTGGCGAATCGGACAACTTGTCGCTGGCAGTCACCGCCGTATATGGCAAGCGTTCGGGCACGGCAACCATCAACGAGTTTGATGACGCATCGCTGGAAAAGACCGTTCGGCGGGCCGAAGAAATTGCCAAACTAGCCCCCGAAAACCCAGAGTACATGCCTATGCTGGGACCTCAGACGTATCTGGAGACGGGAACGTACTCGGAGAGCACGGCTAAAATTGACCCTGAGTTCCGGGCCAAAGCTGCCTTCGATAGCATTGATCCTTGTAAAAAGAAAAATCTGACGGCTGCGGGTTATATGGAAGACACCACTGGCTTCGCCTGCATCGGCAACAGTAAGGGGTTATTCGGGTACAATCGGTCTACAGGAGTCGATTTTTCCATTACTGTCCGTACCGCCGACGGCCTGGGTTCAGGTTATGCTAACCCAGATGTAAACGACGTTAGCAAGCTCAATACCAAAGTAACCACCGAAATTGCCATGCAAAAAGCATTGGCATCGGCAAGTGCACGGGCGTTGGAGCCGGGTAAATACACGGTTATTCTGGAACCAACCGCTTCGGTGGAATTACTCCAGAATATGATGCGGAGCATGGATGCCCGGAATGCCGACGAAGGCCGGAGCTTCCTGAGCAAGAAAGGGGGCGGCACTCGTCTGGGTGAAAAACTCTTCGATGAGCGTGTTACCTTCATCTCCGACCCAATGAATCCCGAATTACCCCTATCGCCATTTGGCGGAGGAGGTGGTGGCGGTGGCCAGGGCCGCTTTGGTGGCGGTGGTGGCGATGGTCTGCCCCAGGAAAAACGGACCTGGATTGAGAATGGTGTTGTTAAGAACATGTACTATTCTCGCTACTGGGCTGATAAGAAAGGTGTTAAGCCAATTCCGGCACCGGGCGGTTTCATCATGCTGGGTGGTACCCAATCATTGGCCGACCTGATCAAGAGCACAGATAAAGGCATTCTGGTAACCCGGTTCTGGTACATCCGCGCTGTTGACCCACAAACGCAATTGTACACGGGCCTTACCCGCGATGGGACGTTCTACATCGAAAACGGTCAGATCAAGTTCCCGATCAAGAATTTCCGGTTCAACGAAAGTCCGGTTATAATGCTCAACAACGTAGAAGCCTTGGGCAAACCCGTTCGGGCAGGTGGTAATTTGATCCCACCCATGAAGATTCGGGACTTTACGTTCACGAGCCTGTCAGATGCCGTGTAG